The following are from one region of the Lytechinus pictus isolate F3 Inbred chromosome 4, Lp3.0, whole genome shotgun sequence genome:
- the LOC129259123 gene encoding adenylate kinase 9-like isoform X30 gives MEILKTMAENEEETNLPQFGAPTPSVTIDMLETRPNTHILLDSVTPAAGEGVHRGGSRLDPAGGAVSRALSVVSGSNAQESHISDMIKRMEEDPFDEDQTELRFLHSKPTCFIILGKPGVGKTTLAKRLAQAWRCQMVNVTELMLQHINLQTEMGVRLQEILHKGGAVPEELAVKLIEDKINSPEVAHHGYVLDDFPCVNEEYMNASDQLEFIKNWKLKPDFIINLRIPDEDLEMRRIGQRVDSLNNTLYAQDVWNPEKPEPQQKKGGGEDEEEEDEEEEEEEEPEMNLDPEMGEEEKIELTMEIIERLVQRPEDLKPHAAESIDAYKDKLLKMFEDYMADHDQQYLIEMDGNKTAPFLFRELMNKLNTYILRRAAVPIRLQNAEEEDIPDDIETEELMRTLGGTNLVAPRYRWRRSKWARACPVELQKGNVVQGKPEFAVGFLDKIYVMSGPDAMETFLKNPRPYLVSPQPRPPCKLCVVGPPLSGKTSLCHLLSHKFNARVLDVNELIKSRMESHKGKQIELAKQEAIESAVATIKAKLREKEETGSEGDGPDDHDDAPEEKSRIKAAEETEGEAEASEEKEEEGETTAQDSVTGVTEGDGTETIAASQHPTEDLSTITGVAPTVSQISEDVDENHPEVIQMVEAAVKEAEKLSYPIGADQYADCVEEAVVEIHRELRKKDPNGPGAGGWIIDNFPQSRDHWTVLLDRGLAPDEVICLKDSSENGLYLMKRWYRLNRDEVDTKARERKEAEEREKQRVLDDARIQEELEKEEAAKAAAAAVEEGGDEDVAAKTQEEKPEGEKEEGDQEGEAEGEKDGEKDGEAAGEGGAGGGEEGEASPTSGGGVEGDAAPGVSDGEQKPKEGTTTDADLTTTVTSYEEKAKTEEEEEEEDKPPPVPVPEEDPLPPDGPETSKFKDQRNEFEREWPSIQALLTGTINLDPIQIEIENKKTEDIIKESHTMVELPYTYRPWEYNSIDMDEEDEDAAAEADEEGDEMEEEEDEEVTKNKKKQFGDTKHFCPVALKEKFVLWPSNPEIAAKYREKVYYCSNPEARDKFIAEPTTFVAKGRPFQPPPVRLLMLGPKGAGKSLHARAMADKLGLFHISFKDRLQELIIKKTKKKIGPEFEEEEEEPEEEEPEEEEPVEGLKDGIPVVSEPNDAAAAEQTEEDNEEGGEEEQEVELNEFEENIKGNLMGDESLSIDSLEKIIPDWWNLEPYKSTGFILEGFPRTSEEAQFMAENGFFPDAAILLNVEDSDITSRMLPPKLEKWRKRRDRRVARREKRKAKKKKEREEAIKKRRQELISEADDRKAKRQAELRAQRAADRDSDDSEPSDEEGFDDEEEEDIEAMLAEEFEEEEEEEEEEEELEEDAVERLKNEIGEVYDDDTSRIAGLQETLDEIMIPRMELNGGRKPHIVRFTLEQSLRPVQEFRESLFEKVYPIREMVARKMLQIGYKHQSRFGRWCPVKLLEGDCIQPMQGHTYPTFPAVYRQHIYFMSTPQAREEFVMHPLKYLKQPSPKPVVPVRMAIIGPPKSGKTSLANRFASDYGMMRLSIGEAVRFILTQQPKTQLAKLINAQIKKGIPLPDELAIRALEVNLLDTRSSTRGYVLDGYPVSKHQVDLMTEHGIIPVVILELSVDSRELMVRGMKDRHSSERLLPLHDSAQILALKIAAWQKEITSVREYYKETHKNWVSVTGEKSKWWVWNRAADHSKDSVRRIQDYLQRISEGKAASIADMCITPKEFFSRLGDFGQYCPVSLAKDGELVDCAGQINLDNAAEFRGRYYKMENPEKVKEFLARPELYVPPQAPRALPPPELLPKRRTAIDAKKMFPMQIELQGYCPVTYLDGKLRYEAILPGNPDLIVEYRENMYCFDSEEKLQKFMRYPERYYNLKLPHKLPPRKDPLLVTSLPMLGYMEQTISTAITKALTATGCFKPKFPFVSPSRSALLYLAFHLKAYNPKSSDYVRKKYRKKLDQFEEHCELIRYLGNQMGPRSRSPKELPIDFDHKMLLFLNLKGREPTPSTLVAM, from the exons ATGGAGATCTTGAAAACTATGGCGGAGAACGAG GAAGAAACAAATTTACCCCAGTTTGGGGCCCCAACCCCAAGTGTAACAATAGACATGTTAGAGACCCGTCCAAACACCCATATTCTGCTGGATTCAGTGACACCAGCAGCTGGAGAGGGGGTGCACAGAGGAGGTAGTAGGCTAGACCCTGCAGGCGGTGCTGTGAGCAGGGCATTGAGTGTCGTTAGTGGAAGCAATGCACAGGAAAGTCACATCTCGGATATGATCAAACGTATGGAGGAAGATCCCTTTGATGAAGACCAG ACTGAGCTTCGTTTCCTCCACTCTAAGCCCACATGTTTCATCATCCTGGGTAAACCTGGTGTTGGTAAGACCACCTTAGCCAAGAGGTTAGCCCAGGCATGGAGATGTCAGATGGTGAATGTAACGGAGTTGATGCTCCAGCATATTAACCTCCAGACGGAGATGGGTGTAAGACTCCAGGAGATCCTTCATAAAGGTGGAGCAGTCCCAGAGGAGCTTGCCGTCAAGCTGATAGAGGATAAGATTAACTCGCCAGAGGTGGCACATCATG GTTATGTTTTGGATGATTTCCCCTGTGTAAATGAAGAGTACATGAATGCTTCAGATCAATTAGAATTTATCAAGAATTGGAAACTTAAACCAGATTTCATCATCAACTTGAGG ATACCTGATGAAGACCTTGAGATGAGGCGGATTGGACAACGAGTAGATTCACTAAACAACACACTGTATGCACAGGATGTATGGAACCCTGAGAAACCAGAACCACAGCAGaagaaaggaggaggagaagatgaagaggaggaagatgaagaagaggaggaggaagaagaaccAGAAATGAATCTAGACCCTGAAATG ggagaggaagagaagaTTGAATTGACGATGGAGATTATTGAGAGATTGGTTCAGAGACCTGAAGATCTTAAGCCCCATGCCGCTGAGAGTATCGATGCTTACAAAGATAAACTACTCAAGATGTTTGAG GATTATATGGCAGATCATGATCAGCAATACCTGATTGAGATGGACGGGAACAAAACGGCTCCTTTCCTCTTCAGAGAACTCATGAACAAACTCAATACCTACATCCTCCGTCGGGCTGCCGTACCAATCCGCCTCCAGAACGCTGAGGAAGAAGACATCCCTGACGATATTGAGACAGAAGAACTTATGAGGACATTGGGCGGGACCAATTTGGTTGCCCCAAGATACAGGTGGAGGAGGAGCAAGTGGGCGAGGGCGTGTCCTGTTGAGCTCCAGAAAGGGAATGTTGTCCAGGGAAAGCCGGAATTCGCAGTTGG ATTCTTGGATAAGATCTATGTAATGTCAGGCCCTGATGCTATGGAGACCTTCTTGAAGAACCCTCGTCCATACCTAGTTAGTCCTCAGCCTAGACCTCCATGTAAGCTGTGCGTAGTAGGACCACCTCTTTCAGGGAAGACATCGCTGTGTCATCTGCTCTCTCACAAGTTCAATGCAAGG GTACTAGATGTGAATGAACTAATCAAATCACGGATGGAGTCTCACAAAGGCAAGCAGATTGAACTAGCTAAACAAGAAGCCATAGAGTCAGCTGTAGCAACAATCAAAGCCAAACtcagagaaaaggaagaaa CTGGATCGGAAGGGGATGGTCCTGATGATCACGATGATGCCCCTGAAG AGAAATCAAGAATAAAGGCGGCTGAAGAAACTGAAGGAGAAGCTGAGGCTTcagaggagaaagaagaagaag GCGAGACCACTGCCCAGGATTCTGTTACAGGAGTGACTGAAGGAGACGGTACAGAGACCATTGCTGCGTCACAGCATCCCACCGAAGACCTGTCTACCATTACCGGGGTTGCTCCTACTGTATCACAGATATCTGAAGATGTGGATGAAAACCACCCAGAG GTGATCCAAATGGTAGAAGCTGCAGTGAAGGAAGCTGAGAAGCTCTCCTATCCCATAGGTGCTGATCAGTATGCAGACTGTGTAGAGGAAGCTGTAGTTGAGATACATAGAGAACTCAGAAAGAAAGATCCTAATGGACCTGG TGCTGGTGGATGGATCATTGATAACTTCCCTCAATCCCGGGACCACTGGACAGTCTTGCTTGACCGTGGTCTGGCCCCTGATGAGGTCATCTGCCTCAAGGACAGCAGTGAGAACGGTCTTTACCTGATGAAGCGATGGTACAGACTCAACAGAGATGAGGTGGACACCAAGGCGAGAGAGAGGAAAGAagcagaagagagagagaaacaaaggGTCTTAGACGATGCAAG GATACAAGAGGAACTTGAGAAGGAAGAAGCGGCTAAAGCAGCAGCAGCGGCAGTAGAAGAgggtggtgatgaagatg TAGCAGCAAAAACGCAGGAAGAGAAAcctgaaggagaaaaagaagaaggagaccAAGAAGGAGAAGCAGAAGGAGAAAAGGATGGAGAGAAGGATGGAGAGGCAGCTGGAGAAGGAGGAGCAGGAGGTGGAGAGGAAGGAGAAG CTTCTCCCACTTCTGGTGGAGGGGTGGAGGGTGATGCAGCACCGGGCGTGTCTGATGGTGAACAAAAACCCAAAG AAGGCACTACAACTGATGCAGACCTTACTACTACTGTAACTTCTTATGAAGAAAAAG CTAAGActgaggaagaagaagaggaagaggataAACCTCCTCCTGTTCCTGTCCCTGAAGAAGACCCTCTTCCTCCCGATGGTCCAGAGACAAGCAAGTTCAAAGATCAGAGGAATGAGTTTGAGAGAGAGTGGCCGTCCATCCAAGCTCTACTCACAGGAACTATCAACCTTGATCCGATCCAGATAGAGATTGAGAACAAGAAGACTGAGGATATCATCAAGGAATCACATACCATGGTGGAAC TACCGTACACCTACAGACCATGGGAGTATAATAGTATTGATATGGATGAAGAGGATGAAGATGCAGCAGCTGAAGCTGATGAGGAGGGAGATGAGATGGAGGAAGAAGAG gaTGAGGAAGTCACTAAGAATAAGAAGAAGCAGTTTGGTGATACCAAGCACTTCTGTCCTGTAGCTCTGAAGGAGAAGTTTGTCCTATGGCCTAGTAACCCAGAGATAGCAGCTAAGTACAGGGAGAAGGTCTACTACTGTTCCAACCCAGAGGCTAGGGATAAGTTCATCGCTGAACCAACCACGTTTGTGGCTAAAGGAAGGCCGTTTCAG CCTCCTCCAGTTCGGCTGTTAATGCTTGGCCCCAAGGGTGCAGGCAAGTCCCTCCATGCAAGAGCTATGGCAGACAAACTAGGCCTGTTCCACATCAGCTTCAAAGATCGGCTCCAGGAACTCATCATCAAGAAGACCAAGAAGAAGATAGGACCAGAGtttgaagaggaggaggaggagccaGAAGAGGAAGAGCCAGAAGAGGAAGAGCCAGTAGAAGGACTGAAGGATGGAATACCAGTTGTATCAGAACCAAATGATG CTGCTGCTGCAGAACAGACTGAGGAGGACAATGAAGAAGGG GGAGAGGAGGAGCAGGAGGTGGAGTTGAATGAGTTTGAAGAGAACATCAAGGGTAACCTAATGGGTGATGAATCACTCAGCATAGACTCACTGGAGAAGATTATACCAGACTGGTGGAATTTAGAACCTTACAA ATCAACTGGTTTCATCTTGGAAGGGTTCCCTCGCACCTCCGAGGAAGCTCAATTCATGGCTGAAAATGGCTTTTTCCCAGACGCTGCTATCCTGCTCAATGTAGAAGATTCAGACATCACAAGCAGAATGCTCCCGCCCAAGCTGGAGAAATGGCGTAAGCGACGTGATCGCAGGGTGGCACGGAGAGAGAAGCGTAAGgccaagaagaagaaggagcGAGAGGAGGCGATCAAGAAGCGACGACAAGAACTCATCTCAGAGGCGGATGATAGGAAAGCAAAGAGACAG GCAGAGTTAAGG GCTCAGAGAGCAGCAGATAGAGACAGCGATGACTCAGAACCATCAGATGAAGAAGGGTTTGATGATGAGGAAGAGGAAGATATCGAGGCTATGCTGGCTGAAGAGTttgaagaagaggaggaagaagaggaagaggaggaggagttAGAAGAAGACGCCGTTGAGAGACTGAAGAATGAAATTGGCGAGGTGTATGATGATGATACAAGTCGCATCGCAGGCTTACAg GAAACTCTTGACGAGATCATGATCCCTCGGATGGAACTGAACGGAGGTCGCAAGCCTCACATTGTCCGCTTCACCCTTGAGCAGAGTCTGAGACCCGTCCAGGAGTTTAGAGAGAGTCTCTTTGAGAAGGTGTATCCTATCAGGGAGATGGTAGCTAGGAAGATGCTACAGATTGGTTATAAACATCAGTCAAGGTTTGGAAGATGGTGTCCTGTAAAGCTACTGGAAGGAGACTGTATACAACCAATGCAG GGTCACACCTACCCAACGTTCCCAGCAGTATACCGTCAGCACATTTACTTCATGTCTACCCCTCAAGCTAGAGAGGAGTTTGTCATGCATCCATTGAAGTATCTGAAGCAACCGTCTCCCAAGCCTGTTGTCCCTGTAAGGATGGCCATCATTGGACCACCAAAGTCTGGAAAAACTTCAT TGGCCAACCGATTTGCATCAGATTACGGTATGATGAGACTGTCTATCGGTGAAGCAGTCAGGTTTATCTTGACCCAACAACCCAAGACACAGCTAGCTAAACTTATCAATGCTCAGATCAAGAAGGGTATCCCGCTCCCTGATGAACTTGCCATACGAGCCCTAGAGGTCAATCTCCTTGATACGAGGTCATCGACCAGAGG CTACGTCCTTGATGGTTACCCAGTCTCCAAACACCAGGTTGATCTAATGACAGAGCACGGTATTATCCCAGTGGTTATTCTTGAGCTTAGTGTTGATAGCAGGGAACTCATGGTCAGAGGAATGAAAGATAGACATTCTTCAGAAAG gtTGTTACCGCTCCATGACAGCGCCCAGATCTTAGCTCTGAAGATTGCTGCCTGGCAGAAAGAGATTACTTCTGTGAGGGAGTATTATAAAGAGACTCATAAGAACTGGGTCAGTGTGACAGGAGAGAAGTCTAAGTGGTGGGTTTGGAACAGAGCTGCTGACCATTCTAAGGACAGCGTTCGTAGGATACAAGACTATCTGCAGAGGATATCAGAGG GCAAGGCAGCATCTATCGCTGACATGTGTATCACACCAAAGGAGTTCTTCTCCCGTCTTGGTGACTTTGGCCAGTACTGTCCAGTCAGCCTGGCCAAAGATGGTGAGCTGGTGGACTGCGCCGGACAGATCAACCTAGACAACGCTGCAGAATTCCGCGGTCGCTACTACAAGATGGAGAACCCTGAGAAGGTCAAGGAGTTCCTGGCCAGACCAGAACTCTATGTGCCACCTCAAGCTCCTAGAGCATTACCTCCTCCAGAGCTGCTGCCTAAGAGGAGAACAGCCATTGATGCTAAGAAGATGTTCCCTATGCAGATTGAGCTGCAGGGATACTGTCCTGTTACCTACCTGGATGGAAAGCTGAG GTATGAAGCAATCCTTCCAGGCAACCCGGATCTTATTGTGGAGTACAGGGAAAATATGTACTGCTTTGATTCTGAAGAAAAACTGCAGAAATTCATGAG GTATCCTGAGCGTTACTACAACCTGAAGTTACCTCACAAGTTACCACCCAGGAAGGACCCTCTCCTTGTGACCTCACTGCCTATGTTAGGTTATATGGAACAAACAATCTCAACTGCTATCACCAAGGCTCTTACTGCAACGGGCTGCTTCAAACCAAAGTTCCCCTTCGTCTCACCCTCAAGATCAGCGTTGCTATATCTGGCATTCCATCTCAAAG CGTACAACCCCAAGAGCTCCGACTATGTTCGCAAGAAGTACCGCAAGAAACTGGACCAGTTTGAGGAGCACTGTGAACTCATCCGTTACCTAGGCAACCAGATGGGACCACGATCTCGTAGTCCCAAAGAGCTTCCTATTGACTTTGATCACAAGATGCTTCTCTTTCTCAATCTAAAAGGACGAGAGCCTACACCATCAACATTGGTCGCTATGTAA